A region from the Lemur catta isolate mLemCat1 chromosome 7, mLemCat1.pri, whole genome shotgun sequence genome encodes:
- the PANX1 gene encoding pannexin-1 isoform X2, with the protein MNKGTQISCFSPSSFSWRQAAFVDSYCWAAVQQKDSLHSASGNLPLWLHKFFPYILLLFAILLYLPPLFWRFAAAPHLCSDLKFIMEELDKVYNRAIKAAKSAQDLDLRDGACPVPGVTENTGQSLWEISESHFKYPIVEQYLKTKKNSNNLIIKYISCRLLTLVIVLLACVYLGYYFSLSSLSDEFVCSIKSGILRNDSTVPDQFQCKLIAVGIFQLLSFINLMVYVLLVPVVVYTLFVPFRQKTNVLKVYEILPTFEVLRFKSEGYNDLSLYHLFLEENISEVKSYKCLKVLENIKSSGQGIDPLLLLTNLGTIKMDIMDGKTPLSAETVGEEQGDPMTELKGLNIPSETKANNGATNARQRLLDSSC; encoded by the exons GCACGCAAATCAGCTGCTTCTCCCCAAGTTCTTTCTCGTGGCGCCAGGCCGCCTTCGTGGATTCTTACTGCTGGGCGGCTGTTCAGCAGAAGGACTCGCTGCACAGCGCTTCTGGAAACCTGCCCCTGTGGCTGCATAAG tttttccccTATATCCTGTTACTGTTCGCCATCCTCCTGTACCTGCCCCCTCTGTTCTGGCGTTTCGCAGCTGCTCCTCATCTTTGCTCAGACTTGAAGTTTATCATGGAAGAACTTGACAAAGTTTACAACCGTGCGATTAAGGCTGCAAAGAGTGCACAGGACCTTGACTTGAGAGACGGAGCCTGCCCAGTTCCGGGTGTTACTGAGAACACAGGGCAAAG tttgtggGAGATATCTGAAAGCCACTTCAAGTACCCAATTGTGGAGCAGTacttgaagacaaagaaaaactctAATAACTTAATCATCAAGTACATTAGCTGCCGGCTGCTGACACTTGTCATTGTACTGTTGGCATGTGTCTACCTGGGCTATTACTTCAGCCTCTCCTCGCTCTCGGACGAATTTGTCTGCAGCATCAAATCAGGGATCCTGCGAAATGACAGCACTGTCCCCGATCAGTTTCAGTGCAAGCTCATCGCCGTTGGCATCTTCCAGTTGCTCAGCTTCATTAACCTCATGGTCTATGTCCTGCTGGTTCCTGTGGTTGTCTACACGCTGTTCGTTCCATTCAGACAGAAGACCAACGTCCTCAAAGTGTACGAAATCCTGCCCACTTTTGAGGTTCTGCGTTTCAAGTCTGAAGGGTACAACGACTTGAGCCTCTACCATCTTTTCTTGGAGGAGAATATAAGTGAGGTCAAGTCCTACAAGTGTCTTAAGGTACTGGAGAATATTAAAAGCAGTGGTCAGGGGATCGACCCACTGCTACTCCTGACTAACCTTGGCACTATCAAGATGGATATTATGGATGGCAAAACTCCCTTGTCTGCGGAGACAGTAGGAGAGGAGCAGGGGGACCCGATGACAGAGCTCAAAG GTCTGAACATACCGAGTGAAACTAAAGCAAATAATGGAGCGACGAATGCACGACAGAGACTTCTGGATTCTTCTTgctga